In Perca fluviatilis chromosome 3, GENO_Pfluv_1.0, whole genome shotgun sequence, the following proteins share a genomic window:
- the depdc7a gene encoding DEP domain-containing protein 7: MHRTPEGMAGKPFRATYIWGSIISNLHTRVAVKRRRHNLKSYHDCFLGSEAVDVVLGHITLNRFFGDEAVPRYKAVRLCQALMDSRVFEPVGVKVFGKEKKRATFEDSSFSLYRFLSPTTGSSSSLTNTNSLSTTTIESGYDSPRMNRNENGYSPSHERQGMPSYSTHSPVKANKSLEDVLGNLNLSSTITPQMINLGLSQELVDEVWHQQAVFRLLQLIELPLLEKLLEGKDTSRPPLHGMDSDPDLLYTSSYLDREVLKAFSEAQADEWMSGAVDCLEFLPDELVVEVSRGLAGCADDMLRCKSLLYEVLAQHYGHTQQPPLLSNHVFDIHSGISELLVNGKQEQALEALQLSLKLQDSRSREELRRLLRFMAVAAKPQEVKLHKEIENRMAVKRSFSSAIVYSRRLSKGKVDLMVLFMMDNHYDLFKIPVSLHKMVSDRIMNIVKGKDPDVTTGPTYCTRVSAKAYSENTQKNTKEELWSLLQTIHENPKLSTKEKRRLLGQFYKGHPEIFVQYFGNKIV; encoded by the exons aAGGCATGGCTGGGAAGCCTTTCCGGGCCACCTATATCTGGGGCAGCATCATCTCCAATCTCCACACTCGTGTGGCGGTTAAGCGCCGGCGCCACAACCTCAAATCCTACCATGACTGCTTCCTGGGCTCAGAGGCTGTGGACGTGGTGCTGGGACACATCACCCTGAACCGTTTTTTTGGTGATGAGGCGGTGCCCCGCTACAAGGCCGTCCGTCTCTGTCAGGCACTGATGGACTCCAGGGTGTTTGAGCCGGTGGGCGTCAAAGTTTTTGGGAAGGAAAAGAAGCGAGCCACATTTGAGGACAGTAGTTTCAGTTTGTACAGGTTCCTGAGCCCGACGACTGGCTCCTCATCATCGCTGACCAACACCAACTCTCTCTCCACTACCACCATCGAGAGCGGCTATGACTCACCGAGAATGAACAGGAACGAGAACGGCTACAGTCCGTCACATGAAAG ACAAGGCATGCCAAGCTACTCCACCCACTCCCCTGTCAAAGCAAACAAATCACTGGAGGACGTGCTGGGAAACCTCAACCTAAGCTCCACCATCACTCCTCAGATGATCAACCTCGGCCTCTCACAAGAGC TTGTGGATGAGGTGTGGCACCAGCAGGCGGTGTTCAGGCTCTTGCAGCTGATAGAGCTCCCCCTGTTGGAGAAGCTGTTAGAGGGTAAAGACACATCGCGGCCCCCCCTGCATGGCATGGACAGCGACCCGGACCTGTTGTATACATCAAGCTACCTAGACAGAGAGGTCCTCAAGGCCTTCAGTGAAGCACA GGCTGATGAGTGGATGTCGGGGGCAGTGGACTGTCTGGAGTTTCTTCCTGATGAACTGGTGGTGGAGGTCAGTCGAGGTTTGGCCGGTTGTGCTGACGACATGCTCCGGTGTAAGAGTCTGCTCTACGAGGTCCTGGCTCAGCATTacggacacacacaacagccaCCTCTGCTCAGCAACCACGTGTTCGACATCCACTCTGGCATCTCCGAGCTACTTG TGAACGGCAAGCAAGAGCAAGCTCTAGAGGCTCTGCAGCTGAGCCTAAAGCTGCAGGACTCTCGCAGCAGGGAGGAGCTCCGCAGGCTCCTGAGATTCATGGCTGTCGCGGCCAAACCACAGGAGGTCAAACTGCACAAAGAG ATCGAGAACAGAATGGCAGTGAAAAGGTCTTTCTCAAGTGCCATCGTCTACAGCAGAAGACTCTCCAAAGGAAAGGTGGACTTGATGGTTCTGTTCATGATGGATAACCACTACGATCTGTTCAAA ATTCCCGTTTCATTGCACAAGATGGTCAGTGACAGAATAATGAATATTGTGAAAGGGAAGGATCCAGATGTGACAACAG GACCAACGTACTGCACAAGAGTGAGTGCTAAGGCCTACTcagaaaatacacaaaaaaacactaaagaGGAACTTTGGTCCTTGCTCCAGACCATCCATGAGAACCCTAAACTCTCCACTAAAGAGAAGAGACGGCTGCTGGGACAGTTTTATAAAGGCCATCCAGAGATTTTTGTTCAGTACTTTGGAAATAAGATTGTCTAG